From a single Oceanobacillus kimchii X50 genomic region:
- a CDS encoding aspartyl-phosphate phosphatase Spo0E family protein gives MDKHTLFEEIEQCRREMLDLYGKYDLTSDTVISTSMKLDQLMNDYEKEL, from the coding sequence GTGGATAAACACACATTATTTGAGGAAATCGAGCAATGTAGGAGAGAGATGCTTGATCTATATGGGAAATACGATCTTACCTCAGATACTGTAATATCAACAAGCATGAAGCTAGACCAACTAATGAATGATTATGAAAAAGAATTATAA
- the mvaD gene encoding diphosphomevalonate decarboxylase → MKATAKAHTNIALIKYWGKRNEPIILPTNSNLSLTLDGFSTVTTVHFQEELSSDEFILNDKLIEDEASKRVTGFLNKVRAMAGKDMYARIHSLNHVPTAAGFASSASGFAALAAASTKAIGLELNDTELSILTRQGSGSACRSIYGGFVEWQMGEEEDGSDSYAVPIASKDHWDIRVAAVVLSATEKKVSSRDGMRRTVETSPFYDGWLQQTPKDLEEIKTAIHDKDFEKTGSIAEANCMRMHATTLGANPPFTYWQDTTMRVMQTVQQMREEGIPAYFTIDAGPNVKVLYLPEDERKVKQKLEQIAGVEDVIVSKPGKGISYL, encoded by the coding sequence ATGAAAGCAACAGCAAAGGCGCATACAAATATCGCATTGATAAAATATTGGGGAAAGCGAAATGAACCAATTATATTACCAACAAATAGTAACCTATCTCTAACGTTAGATGGGTTTTCTACTGTAACTACAGTTCATTTTCAAGAAGAATTAAGTTCAGATGAGTTTATTTTAAATGATAAATTGATAGAAGATGAAGCAAGTAAACGTGTGACAGGGTTCTTAAATAAAGTCAGAGCGATGGCAGGCAAAGATATGTATGCTAGAATTCATTCTTTAAACCATGTTCCGACTGCAGCGGGATTTGCGTCTTCTGCTTCAGGTTTTGCTGCTTTAGCTGCAGCTAGCACGAAAGCAATCGGCTTAGAATTAAATGATACGGAACTATCTATATTAACGAGACAAGGCTCTGGTTCAGCATGTCGTTCTATCTATGGTGGTTTTGTCGAATGGCAAATGGGAGAGGAAGAAGATGGGTCTGATTCTTATGCAGTACCTATTGCTTCAAAAGATCATTGGGACATTCGTGTTGCTGCTGTCGTTCTTTCAGCGACGGAGAAGAAAGTATCCAGTCGAGATGGAATGAGAAGAACCGTGGAAACTTCTCCTTTTTATGATGGATGGTTACAACAAACACCAAAAGATTTGGAAGAGATAAAAACAGCTATTCATGATAAAGACTTTGAAAAGACGGGGAGTATTGCAGAAGCGAATTGTATGAGAATGCATGCAACTACATTAGGCGCAAACCCTCCTTTTACGTATTGGCAAGACACGACGATGCGTGTTATGCAAACTGTACAACAGATGAGAGAAGAAGGAATCCCTGCTTACTTTACCATTGATGCTGGACCGAATGTGAAAGTGTTGTACTTACCAGAAGATGAACGGAAAGTGAAACAAAAACTTGAGCAGATTGCCGGTGTAGAGGATGTAATCGTTAGTAAGCCAGGAAAAGGAATAAGCTATTTGTAG
- the cdaA gene encoding diadenylate cyclase CdaA has protein sequence MLDGGFDILNLLRIGVDIALVWYVLYKLIMLIRGTKAIQLLKGIAVVIIVWGVSILLNLQTIQFFTNQIISWGLIVIIILFQPELRRALEQLGRGNLFVRSAKSQEEIIQNDINAILQSCNYMAKRRIGALISIEKETGIGDYAETGIPINGKLSHQLLTNIFTPNTPLHDGAVIIKEGEISAAACYLPLSESPFISKELGTRHRAAMGISEVTDALTIVVSEETGAISFTKNGELHREVDQEKLGDMLATHMSIAPKSSEKKSWKRRTDKDG, from the coding sequence ATGCTTGATGGGGGATTTGACATATTAAATCTGTTACGTATTGGCGTAGATATAGCTCTCGTCTGGTATGTATTATATAAATTAATAATGCTAATCAGAGGCACAAAAGCAATTCAATTATTGAAAGGGATTGCTGTAGTGATTATTGTATGGGGAGTAAGTATACTTCTTAATCTCCAAACAATCCAGTTTTTCACAAATCAAATTATTAGTTGGGGACTTATCGTAATTATAATACTTTTCCAGCCAGAATTAAGGCGAGCGCTCGAGCAACTTGGCAGAGGAAATTTATTTGTTCGAAGTGCTAAGTCACAAGAAGAAATAATTCAAAATGATATAAATGCCATTTTACAATCCTGTAACTATATGGCAAAACGAAGAATCGGGGCGCTTATATCGATCGAGAAAGAAACTGGAATTGGTGATTATGCTGAGACAGGAATCCCTATAAATGGTAAGCTTTCTCATCAATTACTTACAAATATTTTTACTCCAAATACGCCATTACATGACGGAGCAGTAATTATAAAAGAAGGAGAAATTTCCGCCGCGGCTTGCTACTTGCCATTATCGGAAAGCCCTTTTATTTCAAAGGAGCTAGGAACAAGACACCGTGCAGCAATGGGGATTAGTGAAGTAACCGATGCATTAACGATTGTTGTTTCAGAGGAAACAGGGGCAATTTCGTTCACGAAGAACGGGGAGCTACATCGAGAAGTTGATCAAGAAAAGTTAGGAGATATGTTGGCTACACATATGTCGATAGCTCCTAAATCCTCTGAAAAGAAATCGTGGAAACGGAGGACCGATAAAGATGGATAA
- a CDS encoding phosphomevalonate kinase has translation MSKRQLTVKVPGKLMIAGEFAVLEPYQKLAVMAVNRYVYATIADSENYKLSLENYGLHDIAWTYQTGTVNIQSDDERFSFVKDAIHLTCTYLEEQNTTITPFHLSTRSELDDASGVKYGLGSSAAIVTSVVSAILRFVAPRYATKEIIFRLAALSHVCTQGNGSGADIAASTYGGFRQYSSFQADWLLNTYQNALTISEVVDMEWKYYQSENIRVPDF, from the coding sequence TTGAGTAAGAGACAATTGACCGTTAAAGTGCCAGGAAAACTAATGATTGCTGGAGAGTTTGCTGTGTTAGAACCTTATCAAAAACTTGCAGTAATGGCAGTCAATCGATACGTTTATGCGACCATAGCTGACTCGGAAAATTATAAACTTTCTCTTGAAAACTATGGATTACATGATATTGCTTGGACTTACCAAACAGGTACTGTAAATATACAATCGGATGATGAACGATTTTCTTTTGTGAAGGATGCTATCCACCTTACGTGTACGTATTTAGAAGAACAAAACACAACAATTACTCCTTTTCATTTATCAACTCGAAGTGAATTAGATGATGCTTCTGGTGTGAAATATGGTCTGGGATCGAGTGCGGCAATTGTAACATCTGTTGTTTCAGCAATCCTACGATTTGTAGCTCCACGTTACGCAACGAAGGAGATTATTTTTCGTTTAGCTGCGTTGTCACATGTTTGCACACAAGGTAATGGATCTGGTGCAGATATTGCAGCTTCCACATATGGCGGTTTTCGTCAATATAGTTCTTTTCAAGCAGATTGGTTATTGAATACATATCAAAATGCTTTAACTATTTCAGAAGTTGTAGATATGGAGTGGAAGTATTATCAATCTGAAAATATTCGAGTACCTGATTTTTAA
- a CDS encoding aldehyde dehydrogenase family protein: MYNNVKHFINGEWVESTGNETIDVINPATEEKMGTISAGTEEDLDRAVQAARKAFPSFSNTTREERVKLLDRIADEYEKRKDDFIKAITQELGSPVTFTEKTQYEMGLRHFRETAKILRDFEFTEQREGSFIQKDAIGVAGLITPWNFPTNQLSTKLASAIAAGSTVILKPASQTPFAAMLVAEVFEAAGVPKGVFNLVNGSGGKIGNAISSHPDIDFVSFTGSGGVGTKIMENAAQDITKVSLELGGKSPIIVLDDADVKYAAKNAITNIAANTGQVCTAGTRALVPASMHDEFIEAIKELLPEFPVGDPQDKNTFTGPQVSEEQWNTVQDYIQQGIDSGATLVAGGTGKPDGLETGYYSKLTVFTNVNRDDTIAQEEIFGPVLSVITYNDLDEAIEIANDTIYGLAGYVVGENPETLTKAAKGIRAGRITVNDGKADFSAPFGGFGQSGIGREWGDYGIEEFLEPKTILGLPN, from the coding sequence ATGTATAACAATGTAAAACACTTTATAAACGGCGAGTGGGTCGAGTCCACTGGTAATGAAACAATTGATGTTATAAATCCAGCAACAGAAGAAAAAATGGGTACGATAAGCGCAGGTACAGAAGAAGATTTAGATAGAGCTGTACAAGCTGCAAGAAAAGCGTTCCCTTCTTTCTCTAATACAACTCGAGAAGAAAGAGTAAAATTATTAGATCGAATTGCGGATGAATATGAAAAACGCAAAGACGATTTCATAAAAGCCATCACGCAAGAATTAGGTTCACCAGTGACGTTTACAGAAAAGACGCAATACGAAATGGGTCTGCGTCACTTCCGTGAAACTGCAAAAATACTTCGCGATTTTGAATTCACAGAACAACGTGAAGGATCATTTATTCAAAAGGATGCAATTGGGGTTGCAGGTTTAATTACACCATGGAACTTCCCAACAAATCAGTTATCGACTAAACTAGCTAGTGCAATTGCCGCTGGAAGCACAGTCATCTTAAAACCAGCTTCTCAAACTCCATTTGCTGCAATGTTAGTTGCGGAAGTATTTGAAGCAGCCGGTGTACCAAAAGGTGTATTTAACTTAGTCAATGGATCCGGTGGTAAAATTGGGAATGCAATTAGCTCCCATCCAGATATCGACTTTGTTTCCTTTACTGGTTCAGGCGGAGTCGGAACAAAAATCATGGAAAATGCAGCCCAAGATATTACCAAAGTTTCACTTGAATTAGGTGGTAAATCACCAATTATTGTATTAGATGATGCAGATGTGAAATATGCAGCGAAAAATGCCATAACAAATATCGCAGCGAATACTGGGCAAGTTTGTACAGCGGGAACACGCGCACTCGTACCTGCTTCCATGCACGATGAGTTCATTGAAGCAATTAAAGAGTTGTTACCCGAATTTCCTGTTGGTGATCCACAAGATAAAAACACATTTACCGGTCCACAGGTTTCCGAAGAACAGTGGAACACGGTTCAAGATTATATCCAACAAGGAATTGATAGTGGAGCAACCTTAGTAGCAGGTGGCACTGGTAAACCAGATGGTTTAGAAACAGGTTATTATTCTAAACTTACGGTGTTTACCAATGTAAACCGTGATGATACGATTGCACAAGAAGAAATTTTCGGTCCAGTCTTATCTGTCATCACGTATAATGATTTAGATGAAGCAATTGAAATTGCAAACGACACAATCTATGGACTTGCTGGCTATGTAGTTGGTGAAAATCCAGAAACACTTACAAAAGCAGCTAAAGGTATAAGAGCTGGTCGAATTACAGTTAATGATGGTAAAGCAGATTTCTCTGCTCCATTTGGCGGATTTGGTCAATCTGGTATTGGTCGCGAATGGGGTGACTACGGAATCGAGGAATTCCTAGAGCCAAAAACAATTCTTGGCTTACCTAACTAA
- a CDS encoding metal ABC transporter solute-binding protein, Zn/Mn family — protein MKRVLFLLLTTLILLSACQTEDAANEDDQNTLTISTTIFALEDFISKIGGDYVDVESIYPPNADAHTYEPSSREMVELAKKDAFLYSGVGMEPFAEKAEEILADEDVAVVPLGENVHLRGEHNHDHEDEDAAHEHKSDDHDHSHNSENSSSIHIDGVNDHYHSGDTVELEAHTDEDTDGDNWKWYSRTDSSEEWVEVDGQSTSQYTGTIDESIELKAVLADDNNEVVAESEPIQLQIDNHDGESGIGDPHVFIDPILSIQLAENIKNTLIDLLPEQEEYFTANFEEVKSQLEQVDQDLQQTFDNAELNHLIVSHAAYGYWEERYGLEQISIHGLSPTQEPSQSELVQIINAAEEYDLKYVAFENNVSSKVSEIIQSEIGADSITLRNMETITQEDIDNGEDYFSLMEKNIEALEKALSK, from the coding sequence GTGAAACGTGTTCTATTTTTATTATTAACTACTCTCATTCTTTTATCTGCTTGCCAAACCGAAGATGCTGCTAACGAGGATGATCAAAATACGTTAACAATATCGACAACTATCTTTGCTTTAGAGGATTTCATCTCAAAAATTGGTGGTGATTATGTAGATGTTGAAAGTATCTATCCCCCGAACGCAGATGCTCATACATACGAACCTAGCTCTAGAGAAATGGTGGAATTAGCTAAAAAAGATGCATTTCTATACTCCGGTGTTGGTATGGAACCATTTGCTGAAAAAGCAGAGGAAATTTTAGCAGATGAAGATGTAGCAGTCGTTCCTTTAGGAGAAAATGTACACTTACGAGGTGAACATAATCACGATCATGAAGATGAAGATGCTGCTCACGAACATAAAAGTGATGACCATGACCATAGCCATAATAGTGAGAACTCTTCTTCCATCCATATCGACGGTGTAAATGATCACTATCATTCAGGTGATACAGTTGAATTAGAAGCACATACAGATGAAGATACGGATGGTGACAACTGGAAATGGTATTCTCGTACCGATTCTTCTGAGGAATGGGTAGAGGTGGATGGCCAATCAACTTCTCAATATACTGGTACGATTGATGAATCAATCGAATTAAAGGCCGTTTTAGCTGATGACAATAATGAAGTTGTTGCAGAATCTGAGCCGATACAGCTTCAAATTGATAACCATGATGGGGAAAGTGGAATTGGAGATCCTCATGTATTTATTGACCCTATATTAAGTATTCAACTAGCTGAAAATATTAAAAACACGTTAATTGACTTACTACCTGAGCAAGAAGAATACTTTACTGCTAATTTTGAGGAAGTAAAAAGTCAATTAGAGCAAGTTGATCAAGACTTACAACAAACATTTGATAACGCAGAACTTAATCACTTAATTGTTTCACACGCTGCGTATGGATATTGGGAAGAACGATATGGCTTAGAACAAATAAGCATACATGGGTTGTCCCCGACACAAGAGCCTTCTCAATCCGAGTTAGTACAGATCATCAATGCTGCAGAGGAGTACGATTTAAAATATGTAGCTTTTGAAAATAATGTAAGTAGTAAAGTAAGTGAGATTATTCAATCAGAGATTGGTGCAGATAGTATTACACTTAGAAATATGGAGACAATCACGCAAGAAGACATCGATAACGGAGAAGATTACTTTAGCTTAATGGAGAAAAATATAGAAGCATTAGAAAAAGCATTATCAAAATAA
- the mvk gene encoding mevalonate kinase translates to MSLEKVTASEKTAIGVAHSKLILIGEHAVVHGQPAIAIPFPLIGVETIIEYVPGTVKVDSSFYHGPLHHAPDYLQGIANCVDETLAYLEIPNEDLLIRINSSIPPGKGLGSSASVAISVIRSLFDYAERSHTTEELLRLANVAETYAHGDPSGLDTLTITSNLPVWFEKDNPVDYIELGEDLHFIVADSGRVGDTRTSVESVAQLLKMAPKRIHAKIERIGELTHYAKEALEKASKQFLGQLLNEAQKELEALGVSDAGLNKLIHLAREEGALGAKLTGGGNGGCIIALAQNEVHSKQLAEKLRKFGANSVWPFVLKKQSKS, encoded by the coding sequence ATGAGTTTAGAAAAAGTAACAGCCTCAGAGAAAACAGCTATTGGTGTAGCTCATAGTAAACTTATTTTAATCGGAGAGCACGCAGTTGTACACGGACAACCAGCGATTGCAATTCCATTTCCTTTAATAGGTGTCGAAACCATTATTGAGTACGTCCCTGGCACGGTAAAAGTGGACAGTTCTTTTTATCATGGGCCATTACATCATGCTCCTGATTATCTTCAAGGTATTGCTAATTGTGTTGATGAGACACTTGCATATCTTGAAATTCCTAATGAGGACTTGCTGATTCGTATTAATTCCTCGATTCCACCTGGTAAAGGTCTAGGTTCCAGTGCATCTGTAGCGATATCTGTGATACGTTCCTTATTTGATTATGCAGAGCGTTCGCACACAACAGAGGAACTTTTGCGTCTAGCTAATGTAGCAGAAACGTATGCTCATGGTGACCCGAGCGGATTAGATACGCTTACGATTACCTCTAATTTACCGGTATGGTTTGAAAAAGATAATCCAGTCGATTATATCGAGCTTGGAGAAGACCTGCATTTTATAGTCGCTGACTCTGGTCGAGTTGGAGATACAAGAACCTCGGTTGAATCTGTTGCTCAGCTTTTAAAAATGGCTCCAAAACGAATACATGCGAAAATAGAACGTATCGGAGAATTAACACATTATGCAAAAGAAGCATTAGAAAAAGCGAGTAAGCAATTTCTGGGACAATTGCTGAATGAAGCGCAAAAAGAACTCGAAGCTCTTGGTGTTAGTGATGCTGGATTAAATAAATTAATTCACCTTGCACGGGAAGAAGGAGCTTTAGGTGCCAAGCTAACCGGTGGCGGAAATGGTGGTTGTATAATTGCATTAGCACAAAATGAAGTGCATTCGAAACAATTAGCGGAGAAACTTCGTAAGTTTGGTGCTAATTCGGTTTGGCCATTCGTGTTGAAGAAGCAAAGTAAGTCTTAA
- a CDS encoding N-acetylmuramoyl-L-alanine amidase, with amino-acid sequence MAKIYLDPGHGGNDPGAVGNGLQEKDVTLAIALKVRNYLNTNYSGHSIRMSRTTDTAVSLAQRTNDANNWGADYFVSIHINAGGGTGYEDYIHSNLSDSSTTAQYRNLMHEEIMKQVDFRNRGKKKANFHVLRESAMSAILTENGFIDTVADANKLKSDAYLNRIALGHANGIARVFNLPPAGGQDTYTVQPGDTLWSISRAFDMTVQELKDLNGLTDDTIYPGQVLIVRGTGFEQGPVYHIVQAGETLWRIAQEYETTVEAIKSLNGLSNETIQPGQRLQVK; translated from the coding sequence ATGGCAAAAATATATTTAGATCCAGGGCATGGTGGAAATGATCCAGGTGCAGTAGGCAATGGTTTACAAGAAAAAGATGTTACTTTAGCAATTGCTTTAAAGGTTAGAAACTATCTTAATACCAATTATAGTGGGCATTCGATTCGTATGAGTAGAACGACAGATACAGCTGTTTCACTAGCACAACGAACAAATGATGCAAATAATTGGGGAGCGGATTATTTTGTATCGATCCATATTAATGCTGGTGGAGGCACTGGGTATGAGGATTATATCCATAGTAATCTATCGGATAGTTCAACGACAGCGCAATATCGTAATTTAATGCATGAAGAAATTATGAAGCAAGTAGATTTTAGAAATAGAGGGAAGAAAAAAGCAAACTTTCATGTATTACGTGAGTCGGCTATGTCAGCCATCTTAACGGAAAACGGCTTTATTGATACGGTAGCAGATGCGAATAAATTAAAATCAGATGCTTATTTAAATCGTATTGCATTAGGTCATGCCAATGGAATTGCTCGTGTATTTAATCTTCCGCCTGCTGGTGGACAAGATACCTATACGGTTCAGCCTGGAGATACGCTGTGGAGCATTTCACGAGCATTTGATATGACTGTACAAGAATTAAAGGACCTGAATGGCTTAACCGATGATACAATTTATCCTGGACAAGTTCTTATTGTTAGAGGTACCGGTTTTGAACAAGGGCCGGTGTATCATATTGTTCAAGCAGGAGAGACTTTATGGAGAATTGCTCAGGAATATGAAACAACTGTAGAAGCAATTAAGTCTTTAAATGGGTTATCCAATGAAACGATTCAACCAGGTCAACGCTTACAAGTGAAATAA
- the sigW gene encoding RNA polymerase sigma factor SigW — translation MDQFIIEKIKQVKKGDQSAFAEVVSFYQNKIFQHCYRMLGNKHEAEDIAQEAFIRAYINIDSFDEKRKFSTWLYRIATNLTIDRIRKRKPDYYLDAEVKGTEGLDMYSQLASTERLPGEEVESRELQRYIQHEISQLPAKYRSIIMLRYLEEFSLQEISEILDVPLGTVKTRIHRGREALRKRLRHV, via the coding sequence ATGGATCAATTTATCATAGAAAAGATTAAACAAGTAAAAAAAGGAGATCAATCCGCATTTGCTGAAGTGGTTTCCTTTTACCAAAACAAAATATTTCAGCATTGTTATCGTATGCTCGGTAACAAACATGAAGCGGAGGACATAGCGCAGGAGGCTTTTATTAGAGCGTATATAAATATAGATTCGTTTGATGAAAAACGTAAATTTTCAACCTGGTTGTATCGTATTGCAACGAATCTAACGATTGACCGTATACGAAAGAGAAAGCCAGATTACTATTTAGATGCCGAGGTTAAGGGAACAGAAGGATTAGATATGTATTCCCAATTGGCAAGCACAGAACGCCTTCCAGGTGAAGAAGTAGAGAGTAGAGAGCTACAACGATATATACAACACGAGATATCACAATTACCAGCAAAATATCGGAGTATTATTATGCTTCGTTATTTAGAGGAATTCTCTTTACAAGAAATAAGTGAAATACTCGACGTCCCTTTGGGGACAGTGAAAACGAGAATTCATCGGGGAAGGGAAGCCCTAAGAAAGAGGCTTCGACATGTGTAA
- a CDS encoding hydroxymethylglutaryl-CoA reductase, degradative, with product MKSSRIPGFYNMSVDERRKLLKDNYDLTDEQMRNLSNNPSLSLDKANNMIENVVGTYELPLGMGLNFVINGKEYTVPMAIEEASVVASASHIAKIVRSAGGFEAKSRERLMIGQIQVVGCSDFKDAKQALLNQKDTLLSAANDAYPSIVKRGGGTRDLDVRILNEGANSTYSQMLVMHIYVDTCDAMGANMINTMVEAIAPIVEEITGGKVYLRILSNYADRSLASARCVIPPYLLTTGDFTGEEVRDGVIHAYEFAASDPYRAVTHNKGIMNGIDSIVIATGNDWRAVEAGAHAYAAKDGQYGSMTTWSEDEAGNLVGEIELPMSVGIVGGATRVHPLAELSLSIMNIESAAELAEVIVSVGLAQNLGALKALATDGIQKGHMALHSRSVAIAGGASGEMIDVIAKKLIDQKEIRVGKAKELVEQYKQ from the coding sequence ATGAAATCTTCTAGAATTCCAGGTTTTTATAATATGTCCGTAGACGAAAGACGTAAGTTATTAAAGGATAATTATGATTTAACAGATGAGCAAATGCGTAACTTGTCAAATAATCCTTCATTATCTTTAGACAAAGCTAACAACATGATAGAGAATGTTGTTGGAACGTATGAACTCCCTTTAGGTATGGGATTGAACTTTGTAATAAACGGGAAAGAGTATACCGTACCTATGGCGATTGAAGAAGCTTCTGTTGTAGCATCCGCTAGTCATATAGCAAAAATTGTTAGAAGTGCTGGTGGATTTGAAGCGAAGTCTAGGGAAAGATTAATGATAGGACAGATACAAGTAGTAGGATGTTCTGATTTTAAAGACGCGAAGCAAGCGCTACTTAACCAAAAAGATACTTTGCTAAGCGCAGCTAATGACGCCTATCCAAGTATTGTTAAGCGCGGCGGTGGGACAAGAGACCTCGATGTTCGTATCTTAAATGAAGGTGCAAATTCAACATACTCTCAAATGCTTGTTATGCATATATATGTCGATACTTGTGATGCAATGGGGGCGAACATGATCAACACAATGGTGGAAGCCATTGCTCCTATTGTTGAAGAAATAACTGGCGGTAAGGTTTATCTTCGAATTTTGTCGAATTATGCTGATCGAAGCTTGGCAAGTGCGAGATGTGTTATTCCTCCTTATCTTTTAACGACTGGTGATTTTACTGGTGAAGAAGTTAGAGACGGTGTTATACACGCCTACGAATTTGCAGCCTCTGATCCATATCGAGCTGTGACACATAACAAAGGTATCATGAATGGCATTGACTCAATCGTGATAGCTACAGGGAATGATTGGCGTGCTGTTGAAGCTGGTGCTCATGCATATGCAGCAAAGGACGGCCAATATGGTTCGATGACTACATGGTCTGAAGATGAAGCGGGCAATTTAGTTGGCGAAATAGAACTACCAATGTCCGTTGGAATTGTAGGAGGAGCTACCAGGGTACATCCATTAGCTGAGCTTTCTCTTTCTATAATGAATATTGAATCTGCAGCTGAACTTGCGGAAGTTATTGTTTCTGTTGGATTAGCGCAGAATCTCGGTGCTTTGAAAGCTTTAGCAACCGACGGAATACAAAAAGGGCATATGGCTCTTCATTCCCGTTCTGTTGCGATTGCTGGAGGGGCTTCAGGGGAGATGATTGATGTGATAGCAAAGAAATTAATAGATCAAAAAGAAATCCGTGTCGGTAAAGCTAAAGAATTGGTGGAACAGTATAAACAATGA
- the fabI gene encoding enoyl-ACP reductase FabI: MTKLLEGKNIVVMGVANERSIAWGITKSLHNAGANLIFTNRQERSYQKLVKLLDKHEIEAKFIVSCDVANDESIQQAFNEIGEKVGVVHGVVHSVAFANRDELQGEYANTSRDGFLLAQEISAYSLVAVTKAAKELMTEGGGIVTQTYLGSERVIPGYNVMGVAKASLEASVRYLAEDMGKYGIRVNAVSAGPIRTLSAKGVSNFNEKANVIVEKAPLRRNVDQDEVGDATLFLVSEMARGITGEVLHVDSGFHIIGG, encoded by the coding sequence ATGACGAAACTATTAGAAGGTAAAAATATCGTAGTTATGGGTGTTGCAAATGAACGAAGCATCGCCTGGGGCATTACGAAATCACTACACAATGCTGGCGCTAATCTAATATTTACAAATAGACAAGAACGTTCTTATCAAAAACTAGTGAAACTATTAGACAAACATGAAATAGAAGCTAAATTTATTGTTTCTTGTGATGTAGCTAACGACGAAAGCATCCAACAAGCTTTCAATGAAATCGGTGAAAAAGTAGGCGTTGTTCATGGTGTTGTCCATTCGGTTGCATTCGCAAATCGAGATGAATTACAAGGTGAATATGCAAATACGTCAAGAGATGGATTCTTACTTGCGCAAGAAATCAGCGCGTACTCTTTAGTCGCTGTTACAAAAGCCGCTAAAGAATTAATGACAGAAGGTGGAGGAATCGTAACCCAAACATACCTTGGGTCGGAGCGTGTTATTCCTGGATATAATGTAATGGGGGTTGCAAAAGCATCTCTAGAAGCAAGTGTACGCTACCTAGCTGAAGACATGGGTAAATACGGCATTCGCGTTAACGCAGTATCTGCTGGACCAATTCGCACACTTTCTGCAAAAGGTGTCTCTAACTTTAATGAAAAAGCAAATGTTATTGTAGAAAAAGCTCCATTACGTCGAAATGTCGATCAAGATGAAGTTGGCGACGCAACCTTATTCTTAGTTAGTGAAATGGCTCGTGGAATCACTGGAGAAGTTCTTCATGTTGATTCAGGCTTTCATATTATAGGGGGATAA